Proteins from a single region of Pseudomonas sp. 10S4:
- the mqo gene encoding malate dehydrogenase (quinone), with protein sequence MLKKLNTALLGLALSMGITSVHAEEAKKVDVLLIGGGIMSATLGVWLNELQPDWSMEMVERLDGVALESSNGWNNAGTGHSALAELNYTPEDENGKVQIPKAVEINEAFQISRQFWSWQVQQGVLKNPRSFINSTPHMSFVWGDDNIKFLKKRYEALQASPLFAGMQYSEDPAVIKKWVPLMMEGRDPNQKIAATWTPIGTDVNFGEITRQFVAHLQTTPKFDLKLSSEVQDITKNADGTWRVSYKNLKDGTTTETDAKFLFIGAGGGALHLLQKSGIPEAKEYAGFPVGGSFLVTDNPTIAEQHLAKAYGKASVGAPPMSVPHLDTRVLDGKRVILFGPFATFSTKFLKEGSYLDLLTSTTTHNIWPMTKVGIKEYPLVEYLAGQLMLSDEDRMNALKEYFPNAKAEDWRLWQAGQRVQIIKRDEAAGGVLKLGTEIVTSADGTIAGLLGASPGASTAAPIMLTVLQKVFKDQVATPAWQEKLHQIVPSYGTQLNGNPAKVAEEWAYTAKVLQLTPPPAIPQLAAPAAAPAPADAAKAVKPNAASDMAL encoded by the coding sequence ATGCTTAAAAAACTGAACACGGCCCTATTGGGGCTGGCTTTGTCGATGGGGATCACGTCCGTTCACGCGGAAGAGGCAAAGAAAGTCGATGTGCTGCTTATTGGCGGCGGCATCATGAGCGCGACCCTGGGTGTGTGGCTCAATGAGTTGCAACCGGACTGGTCGATGGAAATGGTCGAGCGCCTCGACGGCGTCGCCCTGGAAAGCTCCAACGGCTGGAACAACGCCGGTACCGGTCACTCCGCCCTGGCAGAGCTGAACTACACCCCGGAAGACGAGAACGGTAAAGTCCAGATCCCGAAAGCCGTTGAAATCAACGAAGCCTTCCAGATCTCCCGTCAGTTCTGGTCGTGGCAGGTTCAGCAAGGCGTTCTGAAGAACCCGCGTTCGTTCATCAACTCCACTCCGCACATGAGCTTTGTGTGGGGCGATGACAACATCAAGTTCCTGAAAAAACGCTACGAAGCCCTGCAAGCGAGCCCGCTGTTCGCCGGCATGCAGTACTCCGAAGACCCGGCTGTGATCAAGAAGTGGGTTCCGCTGATGATGGAAGGGCGTGACCCGAACCAGAAAATCGCGGCTACCTGGACTCCGATCGGCACCGACGTCAACTTCGGCGAAATCACCCGCCAGTTCGTTGCGCACCTGCAAACCACGCCTAAGTTCGACTTGAAACTGTCCAGCGAAGTACAGGACATCACCAAGAACGCCGACGGCACCTGGCGCGTAAGCTACAAAAACCTGAAAGACGGCACCACCACCGAAACCGACGCCAAGTTCCTGTTCATCGGCGCGGGCGGCGGTGCACTGCACCTGCTGCAGAAGTCCGGCATTCCTGAAGCCAAGGAATACGCAGGCTTCCCGGTTGGCGGCTCGTTCCTCGTGACCGACAACCCAACCATCGCCGAACAACACCTGGCCAAGGCCTACGGCAAAGCCTCCGTTGGCGCACCGCCTATGTCCGTTCCGCACCTGGACACCCGTGTCCTGGACGGCAAGCGCGTCATCCTGTTTGGCCCATTCGCGACCTTCAGCACCAAGTTCCTCAAAGAAGGCTCGTACCTGGACCTGCTGACCAGCACCACCACCCACAACATCTGGCCGATGACCAAAGTCGGCATCAAGGAATACCCACTGGTTGAGTACCTTGCTGGCCAACTCATGCTGTCCGACGAAGACCGCATGAACGCCCTGAAAGAATACTTCCCGAACGCCAAAGCCGAAGACTGGCGCCTGTGGCAAGCCGGCCAACGCGTGCAAATCATCAAGCGTGATGAAGCTGCGGGTGGCGTGCTGAAACTGGGTACTGAAATTGTTACCTCCGCTGACGGCACCATCGCCGGTCTGCTGGGCGCTTCCCCAGGCGCATCGACCGCTGCACCGATCATGCTGACCGTGCTGCAAAAGGTCTTCAAGGATCAGGTTGCAACGCCGGCGTGGCAGGAAAAGCTGCACCAGATCGTGCCGAGCTATGGCACTCAGTTGAATGGCAACCCAGCCAAAGTGGCTGAAGAGTGGGCTTATACCGCCAAGGTATTGCAGCTGACTCCGCCGCCGGCGATTCCGCAGTTGGCGGCTCCGGCTGCTGCTCCGGCTCCGGCTGACGCTGCGAAGGCTGTTAAGCCTAACGCTGCAAGTGATATGGCTCTGTAA
- a CDS encoding LysR family transcriptional regulator, producing MIGNLSLDQLRILVTIADTGSFSATGRHLRRAQSAISQSIATLESVQGVRLFDRSGHRPTLTEVGRVLVVQARAVLASAAQFEAMAASTAAGVEPELTLAIDPLVPSAPLIESLRALREAFPHLAVSFSTEGLGGAERRLRNGDAALALCTLIPTVPDDVVALPLLSVDLRPVVASGHPLAMLGHRATSADLKPYVQLVLSDPVSPDGPSDGVTGSHQWRFVDLARRLDFLLAGFGWCRMPEHLITDHLASGRLLPLELTAELQRTPDTLTIYAAHMQNRSLGKAGRWLLNDLTRRLCM from the coding sequence ATGATCGGAAATCTCAGCCTGGATCAGTTGCGGATCCTTGTAACCATTGCTGATACAGGCAGTTTTTCGGCAACGGGACGTCACCTGCGGCGTGCTCAATCTGCCATTAGCCAGTCGATTGCCACACTTGAGTCAGTTCAAGGTGTGAGGCTGTTTGATCGCAGCGGCCATCGCCCAACGCTCACTGAGGTCGGTAGAGTGCTAGTGGTTCAAGCGCGCGCAGTGCTGGCAAGCGCTGCCCAGTTTGAAGCAATGGCAGCAAGTACGGCAGCAGGGGTTGAGCCGGAGTTGACGCTCGCCATAGACCCTTTGGTCCCTAGCGCACCGCTCATCGAAAGCCTGCGCGCTCTCCGCGAGGCTTTTCCGCATCTGGCAGTGAGTTTTTCTACAGAAGGCTTGGGCGGCGCAGAGCGCCGATTGCGCAACGGCGATGCGGCACTGGCGCTTTGCACATTGATTCCGACAGTGCCCGACGATGTCGTCGCACTGCCGCTGCTCAGCGTCGACTTGAGGCCAGTAGTCGCCAGCGGGCATCCCCTGGCGATGTTAGGCCATCGGGCAACAAGTGCAGACCTCAAGCCTTATGTGCAACTGGTACTTTCCGATCCGGTTTCTCCCGACGGCCCTAGCGATGGAGTGACGGGCAGTCACCAGTGGCGGTTTGTAGATTTGGCACGGCGGCTGGATTTTTTGCTCGCCGGGTTCGGTTGGTGCCGAATGCCAGAGCATCTGATTACGGATCATCTGGCTTCAGGACGCCTCCTGCCGCTTGAGTTAACCGCCGAACTTCAGCGCACACCAGACACACTTACGATCTACGCAGCGCACATGCAAAATCGCTCTTTAGGGAAAGCAGGCCGATGGCTTCTGAATGATCTGACCCGTCGTCTGTGCATGTGA
- a CDS encoding FMN-dependent NADH-azoreductase, producing the protein MSRLLSIETSSRGDASISRQLTRRFVAAWEAAHPRGAIKIRDLTDTPLTFVTAPWLQAYFTPQTQHSPEMKAVLQLSDELTAELLETDHVVISTPVYNYNVPAALKAWVDHVVRKGLTLGFDGKGLVTGKKATVLLASGGVYTNDSPIRDRDIATHYLKLILNVLGITDVTFIAAGGAKAVDLGEIGMHDFLDAFDHQIQKSLV; encoded by the coding sequence ATGTCCAGGCTTCTCTCCATTGAAACCAGCTCACGTGGGGATGCTTCAATCTCCCGGCAGCTCACTCGCCGATTTGTCGCCGCGTGGGAAGCTGCACACCCTAGGGGCGCTATAAAAATACGGGATCTAACGGACACTCCGCTTACGTTCGTGACGGCCCCCTGGTTACAGGCTTACTTCACCCCGCAAACCCAACATTCGCCTGAAATGAAAGCCGTGTTGCAGCTATCCGATGAGCTTACGGCCGAGTTGCTGGAAACCGATCACGTGGTTATTTCAACGCCGGTCTACAACTATAACGTCCCTGCGGCGCTCAAGGCGTGGGTGGATCACGTGGTACGTAAAGGCCTGACCTTGGGCTTTGATGGTAAAGGGCTGGTGACCGGTAAAAAGGCAACGGTGCTGCTCGCCTCGGGAGGTGTTTACACCAACGACTCCCCGATTAGAGACCGTGACATTGCGACCCACTATTTGAAACTGATCCTCAACGTCCTGGGTATCACTGATGTCACCTTTATTGCGGCCGGCGGCGCTAAAGCGGTAGATCTCGGAGAAATCGGTATGCACGATTTTCTAGATGCATTTGATCATCAAATTCAAAAGTCGCTGGTTTAG
- a CDS encoding DUF72 domain-containing protein, producing the protein MSRAVYIGTAGWSVPREHGAMFPDTGTHLQRYAAQLSAVEINSSFYRPHQPQTYRRWAESVPSTFRFSVKIPKLITHVQRLQNCEALLDEFLAQCTQLGDKLGCLLIQLPPSLAYDAEVAAGFFRMLRQRYEGSVVLEPRHETWRAANGLLIEQRIARVAADPSPITGGGVASGWSGVRYWRLHGSPRIYYSDYELSRLQVLAAQIQASVRAGAETWCVFDNTAGGFATGNALSLQALLKPSV; encoded by the coding sequence GTGTCCAGAGCGGTTTATATCGGCACCGCAGGCTGGAGCGTGCCCCGGGAACACGGGGCGATGTTTCCTGATACCGGCACCCACTTGCAACGGTATGCCGCGCAACTGTCAGCCGTTGAAATCAACAGCTCTTTCTACCGCCCGCATCAGCCACAAACCTATCGGCGCTGGGCAGAGTCGGTGCCGTCGACGTTTCGTTTTTCGGTGAAGATCCCCAAGCTCATTACCCATGTTCAGCGCTTGCAGAACTGCGAAGCGTTGCTCGACGAGTTCCTTGCTCAATGCACGCAGTTGGGCGACAAGTTGGGTTGTCTACTGATCCAGTTGCCGCCGTCGCTGGCCTATGACGCTGAAGTAGCCGCAGGGTTTTTCCGGATGCTGCGCCAGCGTTATGAGGGTTCGGTGGTGCTTGAGCCTCGACATGAAACCTGGCGTGCGGCCAATGGGTTGCTGATCGAACAGAGGATCGCTCGGGTCGCGGCCGATCCATCGCCCATCACCGGTGGCGGGGTCGCGAGCGGGTGGTCGGGCGTACGTTACTGGCGGCTGCATGGCTCGCCACGGATTTATTACAGCGACTATGAGCTGAGTCGATTGCAGGTATTGGCTGCGCAGATTCAAGCGTCGGTGCGGGCGGGGGCCGAGACGTGGTGCGTTTTTGATAACACGGCGGGTGGGTTTGCCACTGGTAATGCGTTGAGCTTGCAGGCGCTTCTGAAACCATCCGTTTGA